The stretch of DNA CGTCGCGCCGGCTCCCTGGACGCTCGAGGCTTCGCGGACATAGCCGACCGGCGTCCCGCCGATTTTGAGAAGAAACCATTGCTCTCCGGCCGCAGAGGCCTGTCCGGGAGCTGCGGCCGCGAACGCGGCCAGCCCGGCCCAGCCGAAAACGAAGCTCCTGAGCAGAAGGCGGAGTCCGGGATTCTTGTCCTGCCGCGAAGCTGAAGCCATGGCGTCTCCTGTCGTTCAGCGGATGCGGCGGGCGGCCGGCTCGAGGAGGATCCCGGCCAGGACCGGGTAATGATCGGAGACGAAGCGCCCGTCCCATTTGTCGGCGATAATTCCGATTCTCGAGACCCAGACATCACCCCGGACGAAGATGTGATCGATGATCGATCCGGTCCCAGCCCCGTCTTTGAATCCATTGAAGGACCGGGTCCCGCCGTATGGGGGGATCGCCGCCACGCCCCGGGCGTCGAGAAGCGGCGGGGCGGAGGAAGCTTCGGCCACGAGAATCCTGTAGGGCTCGTCCGAGGAAGTGCAATTGAAATCGCCCGTCACGACGACGGGGCCGCCGCCGGCGATCGCAGCGATCTTGCGGAGCAAAAGCCCCGCGCTCTCGCGGCGGGCGATCGGACCGATGTGATCGAAGTGAGTGTTGAAGAAATGGAAGACGCGGCCCGTGGCGATCTCTTCAAACTTCCCCCAGGTGACGATCCGGTTGCAGGCGCCGTCCCAGCCCCGGCTGCCGGGGACATCGGGTGTGGCCGACAACCAGAACGTGGCCTGTTCCAGGAGCCGGAGGTGATCCTTGGCATAGAACACCGGATTGAACTCGCCGCCGTCCTTGCCGTCGTCGCGGCCGCGACCGAACCAGCCGTAGCCGGGCAGCAGGCGCTCCAGGTCGGTCATCTGGCCGCGCAGGGCTTCCTGGATCCCGACGACCGCGGCCTCATGGAAAAGAATGGTGGAAGCGACGAGATCCTGGCGCTTCGGCCAAGCGTTGGGCCCGTCGCCGGGATTGTTATAGCGGATGTTGAAGGTCATAACGGCGAGGCCGCCCGCAGCCGGAGCGGGCCCGGCGGCGAATCCGATTCGGCCCAGAAGCGAAGCGAGACAAATCGCGACGAAGGCGGAGCGGCGGGATAAGCGCATCGATCGATCCTCCCGAGCCATCTTAAATCGCGGCGCCCGCAGCGTCAAATGCCCCTTCTCCCATCTTCGGGGCCTGCGTTACGGTGACCCCGTTCGCCCGGACGTTGTCACCGTGACGCCGGGCCATCCCCCGGGAATGGGAGACGGACCAAAAACTGCGCCGCAAAGAGCCCGGGTATCGTTGCAATTTCGGGTCGAATTTATAAAGATAGGCTAAGGATTTTCCGGTTCGGGAGGAACATATGATTCCCGTTTTCTCACCCAGGTCGCGCCTTCATCTCCCCCTCATCGCCCTCATCGCATCGTTCATAACGCCTGCCGCCTTATCGGGAACTCCGGTTCCGTCTTCGCCCGCACCCGCCGCCTACGGCTATCGCCTGCCCGACGGCCCGCTCGGCCCGATGTGGTGGGCCGAGGGCGCCTATAAAGTCATGCGCGAGGATCCGCTGCCGACAGCCAAGGGCCCCGGGATCGCGATCTCGGCCGCCCGGGGCGAATTCGAGCCTTTCCTGCTCGTCCTGCGCCCCGCCGTACGGCTCGACGACGTCCGAGTTTCGGTCTCGGATCTGGTCGGGCCGAAAGGCGCTGTTCTGCCGTCGTCCGCCGTCTCGATTAAACACGTGGAATATGTCCGAGTGACCGTACCGACCGACGCAGCCGCCAAGCCCGGCTGGTGGCCCGATCCCCTGCCGCCGGTTGAAGGCCCGTTCGCGGCCGCCGGCGGCGAAAATCACCCGCTGTGGATCACGGTCCGCGTTCCAGCCGATGCCGTCCCGGGCGAATACCGCGGGGCCATCACGCTGGCATCCGGCCCGCTCCGCCAGTCGGCCCCCGTAACCCTCGCTGTGCGGAATTTCGCCCTCCCCGCCCGGGCCTCGATCCGCTCCTCCTTCGGCCTGCCGACCGATCCAATCCGCCTTTACCATAATCTCGAAACGCGCGAGGAGCTCGAAAAGGTCGTCGACCTCTACTACCAGGACATGCGCGATCACCGGGTCGCCCCGACCTATCCCTTCGAGCTCTACCCCATCGGAGCCGAATTCACCGGCCTGCCATGGAAGGGCGGCGAGTTCGCCTCCGACAATCCCCACGGCGGCGGACGATCTCTCAAGATTGTCGACGCCGATCCGTCCGCAAATGAAGATGCCGCGAGCGCTTCGCTCGTCCCGATCGAGCCGGGTGCGGCCTATCGCCTGGAACTTTGGGCCCGGGCTTTAGCCGACGGGCAGGACGCTACGGTCATGCTCGAAGCCCTGGACGGAGAGGGGAGGCCCGTCATTCCACGCGCTTTCCTTAAGACCTTCAAGGCCGGAATGGCTTGGAAGGCCGAAGCTTTCGAAGTCGGCGGCTTCCCCCCCGAAGTCGCGGCCGTCCGACTCCGCCTTTTCCCCGCCTTTCGCAACAACGCGGGAACCACGACCGGAACCGTCTGGTTCGACGACATCGTGTTGGTCAAAACCGGCACGGACGTCAACCTGATCGCCGGCGGCGATTTCGAGATGCCGCTCGCTGCAATCGGCGTCACCGTCGACTTCAGCCGCTTCGACAAGGCCGCCCGCCGTTACCTGGACGAGTTCGGGTTCAGCGCTTATGATTTGATCCTGCAGGGGCTGGGCACGGGCTCTTTCTATTCCCGGCAGGAAGGCCTCTTCGGGGGGTTCCGCCAGGGCACTCCGGAATACGACCGCCTTCTCAGCCAGTATCTCCGCCAGGTCGAGTCGCATTTGGAGGCGAACGGCTGGTTGGGCCGCGAGTACGTCTACTGGTTCGACGAGCCCGACCCCAAGGACTATCCTTTCGTCCGCGAAGGCATGCTCAACATCCGCAAGAATGCCCCCAAATTGACCCGCTTCATCACCGAGCACCGGCCCGGGCCCGAGATCATGGACGTCTCCGAAATCGGCTGCACCATTTTCGACCGGGTCGATCCCAAGGCCGTAGCCGAGCTGGCCCCCAAGGGCAGAGAGTTCTGGTCCTATCTCTGCACCGGCCCCAAAACCCCCTGGCTGACCTTGTTCATCGAACACCCGGCCGTGAATCTCCGGATGTGGCTGTGGATGTCGTACCAATGGGGCCTCAAAGGCATTCTGGTCTGGCGGGCCAACTATTGGACCAGCTCCAGCCTCTACCCGCCCGACATCCTCCAGAATCCCTGGCAGGACCCGATGTCCTACGTGGTCGGGTACGGCATGCCTTACGGCCAGCCCAACCATTGGGGCAACGGCGACGGCCGGTTCCTCTATCCCCCCAACCGGGATCCGAACATCGACAAATCCAAGTATCTCCGAGGCCCGGTCGATTCCGTCCGCTGGGAAATCCTGCGCGAAGGGATCGAGGACTACGAATACTTCGTCCTGCTGGAAAAGCTAGTCCGCCAAGCGACGCCGGCGCAAGCCGCCCGGGCGGCGGAAGCGGCCAAGCTTCTCAAGATCCCGGCGAATATATTCCAGGACGGCAAGACCTACAATAAAGACCCCAAGGCGATGCTCGATTACCGCAAGAAAGTCGCGGCGGCCATCGAAGATTTGTCGGCCGCCCGTTAAGCCAATTTTTCCAAATCGAGAGACTCCAGCGCGGAGCCCCGTGCGGCGCGGCGCGGACGCCAGAGAAACGCTTCGAGGTCAACCCGGCCGTCGGGGCCGACGACGACTCCCTCCTTGCGCAACCGGCGAGCCTGTTCGCGCCCGCCCCGCCCGCTCGGCAGGCTGATGGTACCCCGCGCGCTGATGATCCGGTGCCAGGGAAGGCCTTCCGACTCGGGCGCGGCATGAAGAATCCAGGCCACCTGGCGGGCCTGGCGCGCATCGCCTGCCAGAGCAGCGATCTGCCCATAGGAGGCGACCCGGCCGCGCGGAACGGACCGGACAAGGTCTCTCACCCGGCGGGTGAACGGCAGGACCTTCCGCTCCGGCATGGCCGCGCCTATTTCTTCATCAGCTTCTTAAGCTCGACGACGGCCCGATCGAGCTGCGGATCTTGGCCCTTGAGGCTATGACCGAGGTCGGAGGGCACCGCGATGTCGGGGACGACACCTCCGCTCGTCTCCAGATCCTTCCCGTCGAGCGAAAAACAGCCCCAGAAGGGCAGGCGGAAGGATCCACCGTTCATCAATCCGTCGCTGGTCGTGAAGATCAACCAGCCGTAGGTCGTGGCGCCTACGACCGGCCCCCGCTTCAGAGATTTGAACCCGCTGGTCGTCATCTCGCCGTCGCTCAAGGTCATCTCGTTGGTGATCACAACGACGGGTTTGTCGGCGAACCCGAAGGTCGACTGCGGCGTCTCGGCCAGCCCGCGCTTGCGCCACTTGGCGTAGACGGGCTTCATCAGCGCCTCCAGCACCTTGTCGTGGACGTTGCCGCCGTTGTTGTAGCGCAGGTCGAGGATCAGCCCCCGGCGCGGCACCGCATCGCGCTCCAGCTCGAGCAGGAAGCGGGTCAGATCGCCCGTGCCCATGGCCCGCATGTAGATATATGCCGCTGCGTCGCCAGTCTGGGCCTTGACGGCCTCCTTGCGGCCGGCGATCCATTCCTCAAGCAGCAGCCCGTTCTCGGCCCCGGCCGCGATCGGCTTGACGGCCACTTCGACCGTCTTCTGGGTCTTGGCGCTCTTAAAAACCAGCTTGACCCGCTTGTCGACCTTGCCGTTGAAATAGGTCCAGAAATTGGCTTTCGGATCGACCGCCTTGCCGTCGACGGAAACCAGCTCGTCCCCCACGGCTGCCGAGTCGCGGCGGTCGTAAAGAGGGCCGTCCTTGATCAGGCGGGATAGAATCGCCTTGCCGTCCTCAAAGGCCCAGACCGCACCGACATGGCCGGTCGGCTCGTCGACCCTCGCCGTCCGGGGCATGCTGAAGCCCATGTGCGAAGAGTTGAGCTCGCCGATCATCAGGTTGGCGTAGTCGGCGAAATCCTGATCCTCGCGAACCTGCTGCAGGACGGGCCTGAACCGCTCGTAGAGAGCCTTCCAGTCGGCCTTATGATGGGCGGGATCATAGTAATAGCGATCGAGGACATAAAACACCTCGCCCAGCATCTGCTCGTAATCGGCCGTCTTATCGACCTGGATCTTGGTCTCGAAGGTCACGGCCCGCGACCGGCCGGCGGCGAGATCGAGCCGTCCGATGCGCCCGGCCGTCAGGTAATAGAGCGCCTCCCCTTTCCGGTCGAGCTGCAGGCCGCGGAGGCCCTCCAGATTGGCCGGATGAGGCTCGTAGCGACCGCGCTCCTTTTTCTTAAGGCTCGTCTTCCACAGGCGGTTGCGGCCGTCCATGGACGAGACGAAGAGGACGGATTCGTCCTTGGGCCAATAGACGAACTCCTGTTCGCTGCCCAAGGTCACGGCGACAACCTCGGTCTGGCGATCGAGGTCCTCCAGCTTGAGGACGACGGGAACGGCGGCTTTGTCAGCCGGCTTGGCTTCGGGCTTGGCCGGGGGCTCTTCCTTGGCGAACAGCTTGTCGAAATCGTCCTCGTCGAACTCGGCCGGGCGCGGCTGGAGGAACAGCCGGTAAAGATCCCATTGGCCGGTAAACTCGGGAAAGCTGTGGCCCGTCCGGTTGGAGCTGAAGAGCAGCGTCTTGCCGTCCGGCGTCCAAACCGGCGAACCTTCGTCGTAAGCCGAATTGGTCATAAGGACGGACTTCCCGGTGGCGGCTTCGATCGCCAGGACATCCGTTTGGCCATTGCGCGCGGCGACGACGGCCAGATATTTGCCGTCGGGCGACCAGACGAAATCTTCGGCGAAGCGGCCGCCGAAATCCATCTCCGCCAGCAAGCGGTCGTCCTTGCCGTCCGGCCGCATCAGCCGAAGCTCCCGCGCCCCGCGGTAGTAGGCGATCCATTGGCCGTCGGGCGAAACCTGAAGCGAGGTCTCGTCCTCCGGCGAAGAAGTGAGCCGGCGCGGGGATTCGCCGCCCAGGGCCGACACGGCATAGATGTCGGGGTTGGCCCCCGCGTCGGAGATGTAGAAGACAGTCCGGCCGTCCTTATCCCAGTCCACGGCCTGCTCGCGCCAGGGGGAATTGGTGACGTTGCGGGCGTAGCCTCCTTCGGCGGAGACGACGAACACCTCGCCGCGCACGACGGCGGCGATCTTCTTGCCGTCGGGCGAGACGCGGAACTCGGTAACGGGGGCGTTTTCGACGAAGATCGTCCGATTGTCCTTGGTCTCGGCCGGGGCTTCGATGGGCAGGCGCCGGGACGCGCCGTCGGCCAGGTTCGTCGCCCAGATTCCGAAGTCGCGCTCGTAGACGGCCCAGGGGGCTTGGGCAGCGACGGACATCCAGCGGACGTCCCCCTGGTCGAACTTCGTCACCGGCCGGGCCGCCGAGCCGTCGGCTTTTGCGGTCCAGATATTATAGACGCCGGAGCGATCGCTGACGAAATAGACGCCCGCTCCGTCCGGCCGCCAGTCGGGCCAGAAGGCGTTGGTCGGATCGTCGACGATCTTGCGAACGGACCCGGTCTGAATGTCCGCCGTCCAAAGCTTGGCGGTGTTGGAGCCGCGGTAGCCGCGTCGCCACCAATAGCCGTTCTCGGACCCCCAGGAGAACAGGAGCGTCTTCCCGTCCGGGCTGATCCGGCCATGGGTGGCATAGTTCCAATATGTTTCGAGGACCGGGAGCTCGGTCCCGCCCTGGACAGGCACTTTGTAGAGGCTGCCCGAAGACGAGCGATTGGAGCGGAAAATCACGAATCGGCCGTCCGGCGTGAAATCCGTGGCCAGGTCGTCGCCGGAATGCCAAGTCAGCTGAAGGGGAACGCCGCCCGCGGCCGGAACGAGAAAAACGTCGTTGGTTCCGTTGCGGTTGGAGGTGAAGGCGATCGAGCGGCCGTCGGGCGACCAGACCGGCTCCCGCTCGTAAGCGGCGTTATTGGTCAATTGCGCGGCCCGGCCGCCGGCGATCCCGACAACCCAGATATCCCCCATATAAGAAAAGGCGACTTGGCGGCCGTCGGGCGACAGGGATGGCTGCCTGGCGCCAACGAGGGATTTGTCCTGAGCGGATACGGGGGCGGCAAGAAGGGCCGCCGCGAAAGCAACAAGGCCAAGCATCAGGGGGACGCGCTTCATGGGGAGATCCTCCGGCAAAGGGATAACGGACATGAACCGGAGAATTATACGCAAAGTCGGCTGGTTCT from Candidatus Aminicenantes bacterium encodes:
- a CDS encoding DUF4091 domain-containing protein, which encodes MIPVFSPRSRLHLPLIALIASFITPAALSGTPVPSSPAPAAYGYRLPDGPLGPMWWAEGAYKVMREDPLPTAKGPGIAISAARGEFEPFLLVLRPAVRLDDVRVSVSDLVGPKGAVLPSSAVSIKHVEYVRVTVPTDAAAKPGWWPDPLPPVEGPFAAAGGENHPLWITVRVPADAVPGEYRGAITLASGPLRQSAPVTLAVRNFALPARASIRSSFGLPTDPIRLYHNLETREELEKVVDLYYQDMRDHRVAPTYPFELYPIGAEFTGLPWKGGEFASDNPHGGGRSLKIVDADPSANEDAASASLVPIEPGAAYRLELWARALADGQDATVMLEALDGEGRPVIPRAFLKTFKAGMAWKAEAFEVGGFPPEVAAVRLRLFPAFRNNAGTTTGTVWFDDIVLVKTGTDVNLIAGGDFEMPLAAIGVTVDFSRFDKAARRYLDEFGFSAYDLILQGLGTGSFYSRQEGLFGGFRQGTPEYDRLLSQYLRQVESHLEANGWLGREYVYWFDEPDPKDYPFVREGMLNIRKNAPKLTRFITEHRPGPEIMDVSEIGCTIFDRVDPKAVAELAPKGREFWSYLCTGPKTPWLTLFIEHPAVNLRMWLWMSYQWGLKGILVWRANYWTSSSLYPPDILQNPWQDPMSYVVGYGMPYGQPNHWGNGDGRFLYPPNRDPNIDKSKYLRGPVDSVRWEILREGIEDYEYFVLLEKLVRQATPAQAARAAEAAKLLKIPANIFQDGKTYNKDPKAMLDYRKKVAAAIEDLSAAR
- a CDS encoding LpqB family beta-propeller domain-containing protein — translated: MKRVPLMLGLVAFAAALLAAPVSAQDKSLVGARQPSLSPDGRQVAFSYMGDIWVVGIAGGRAAQLTNNAAYEREPVWSPDGRSIAFTSNRNGTNDVFLVPAAGGVPLQLTWHSGDDLATDFTPDGRFVIFRSNRSSSGSLYKVPVQGGTELPVLETYWNYATHGRISPDGKTLLFSWGSENGYWWRRGYRGSNTAKLWTADIQTGSVRKIVDDPTNAFWPDWRPDGAGVYFVSDRSGVYNIWTAKADGSAARPVTKFDQGDVRWMSVAAQAPWAVYERDFGIWATNLADGASRRLPIEAPAETKDNRTIFVENAPVTEFRVSPDGKKIAAVVRGEVFVVSAEGGYARNVTNSPWREQAVDWDKDGRTVFYISDAGANPDIYAVSALGGESPRRLTSSPEDETSLQVSPDGQWIAYYRGARELRLMRPDGKDDRLLAEMDFGGRFAEDFVWSPDGKYLAVVAARNGQTDVLAIEAATGKSVLMTNSAYDEGSPVWTPDGKTLLFSSNRTGHSFPEFTGQWDLYRLFLQPRPAEFDEDDFDKLFAKEEPPAKPEAKPADKAAVPVVLKLEDLDRQTEVVAVTLGSEQEFVYWPKDESVLFVSSMDGRNRLWKTSLKKKERGRYEPHPANLEGLRGLQLDRKGEALYYLTAGRIGRLDLAAGRSRAVTFETKIQVDKTADYEQMLGEVFYVLDRYYYDPAHHKADWKALYERFRPVLQQVREDQDFADYANLMIGELNSSHMGFSMPRTARVDEPTGHVGAVWAFEDGKAILSRLIKDGPLYDRRDSAAVGDELVSVDGKAVDPKANFWTYFNGKVDKRVKLVFKSAKTQKTVEVAVKPIAAGAENGLLLEEWIAGRKEAVKAQTGDAAAYIYMRAMGTGDLTRFLLELERDAVPRRGLILDLRYNNGGNVHDKVLEALMKPVYAKWRKRGLAETPQSTFGFADKPVVVITNEMTLSDGEMTTSGFKSLKRGPVVGATTYGWLIFTTSDGLMNGGSFRLPFWGCFSLDGKDLETSGGVVPDIAVPSDLGHSLKGQDPQLDRAVVELKKLMKK
- a CDS encoding endonuclease/exonuclease/phosphatase family protein, producing MRLSRRSAFVAICLASLLGRIGFAAGPAPAAGGLAVMTFNIRYNNPGDGPNAWPKRQDLVASTILFHEAAVVGIQEALRGQMTDLERLLPGYGWFGRGRDDGKDGGEFNPVFYAKDHLRLLEQATFWLSATPDVPGSRGWDGACNRIVTWGKFEEIATGRVFHFFNTHFDHIGPIARRESAGLLLRKIAAIAGGGPVVVTGDFNCTSSDEPYRILVAEASSAPPLLDARGVAAIPPYGGTRSFNGFKDGAGTGSIIDHIFVRGDVWVSRIGIIADKWDGRFVSDHYPVLAGILLEPAARRIR
- a CDS encoding MGMT family protein — translated: MPERKVLPFTRRVRDLVRSVPRGRVASYGQIAALAGDARQARQVAWILHAAPESEGLPWHRIISARGTISLPSGRGGREQARRLRKEGVVVGPDGRVDLEAFLWRPRRAARGSALESLDLEKLA